A single genomic interval of Dyella sp. GSA-30 harbors:
- the pgaA gene encoding poly-beta-1,6 N-acetyl-D-glucosamine export porin PgaA, whose amino-acid sequence MTVVAPRSKPIACRLGLAVSMAVLFGSSTFCRAADAAAVVAPASRDAVLAHARELQTQGRRIEALSACQAVLQRWPDDPAAKLLRVRLLSDLGAATQALQLARSLDPALAPDEMARLEANAAAHQTTWAAWVNENPRRPYVEADRAVQSLQLTAEHYDSRIPGLDERLAADRLMAYAQAQRNSDAAHEFDRMRQSGQAVPAYAQTAVANALLDVRRPEAAIPLFEQAIHNHPGVYAESETDPRIGLMHAYLEAGRPRDALALIDTMSSSQPAWLPSPGSSKPVPNPHRSEAELSAAQARLYLELLADASQRVEGLVSRAPANATYWREWAKVQRARGWPRRSEDADTIAAGLDPEDMGARLGAIDAWRDIGDFAPVEPALRDVEQVMPRDQQVIETRREWDRQRGWQFDLEHERGQGGAIRFGNDDHETQATLQSPLFDDHWRIYALAQLADASLEEGHAQRDRAGLGARFYMRDLEAYMQLLPGVAGQAHGTAWESGVRWNANDYWLFGLAWSNKGDTTVPLQAGYYGVTATTWNADVRWRASELTSVGIDATRSRFTDHNRRTDWQVDLQQRLHTAAFFTLDGGLELGQTRNDLSSVSYYSPSRARWATLSGRLKSALYQHYETQWRQQIDVAVGTYQERSYQSGWMASIQYGQVFTPRGGRTYGWSLGWASQPYAGRRETRVTLDLKMHWGE is encoded by the coding sequence ATGACCGTTGTTGCACCACGTTCTAAACCGATCGCCTGTCGCTTGGGCCTGGCCGTATCCATGGCCGTGCTGTTCGGTAGCAGTACATTCTGCCGAGCCGCAGATGCAGCCGCCGTCGTTGCGCCAGCCTCGCGCGACGCCGTGCTCGCTCATGCTCGCGAATTGCAAACGCAAGGGCGCCGCATCGAAGCACTGTCTGCATGCCAGGCCGTCCTGCAGCGCTGGCCGGACGATCCGGCGGCGAAGCTGCTGCGTGTGCGTCTATTGTCGGACCTGGGCGCCGCGACGCAGGCCCTGCAACTTGCTCGTTCGCTGGATCCGGCGCTTGCACCCGACGAGATGGCGCGTCTGGAAGCAAATGCCGCGGCACATCAGACCACATGGGCCGCCTGGGTCAACGAAAATCCCCGCCGCCCTTACGTCGAAGCCGACCGCGCCGTACAGAGTCTGCAACTGACAGCGGAACACTATGACTCGCGTATTCCGGGACTGGACGAGCGACTTGCGGCCGATCGCTTGATGGCCTATGCGCAGGCACAACGAAACTCCGATGCCGCGCACGAGTTCGACCGCATGCGTCAATCCGGTCAAGCGGTTCCCGCGTATGCGCAGACAGCCGTGGCTAATGCGTTGCTGGACGTACGCCGTCCTGAAGCGGCCATACCGCTGTTCGAACAAGCCATACACAATCATCCGGGCGTCTATGCGGAGTCGGAAACCGATCCGAGGATCGGATTGATGCACGCGTATCTGGAGGCGGGGCGGCCCAGGGACGCGCTCGCCCTGATCGACACGATGTCGAGCAGCCAACCCGCGTGGCTGCCTTCGCCGGGATCGTCCAAGCCAGTTCCCAATCCGCACCGTAGTGAGGCGGAGCTGAGTGCTGCCCAGGCACGGCTTTATCTGGAACTGCTGGCAGATGCATCGCAACGTGTGGAGGGACTGGTATCGCGCGCTCCGGCCAATGCTACTTATTGGCGCGAATGGGCCAAGGTGCAGCGTGCGCGCGGTTGGCCGCGCAGATCGGAGGATGCCGATACGATCGCGGCCGGTCTCGATCCGGAAGACATGGGCGCACGGCTTGGAGCCATCGATGCCTGGCGCGATATCGGCGACTTTGCGCCGGTCGAACCTGCCTTGCGTGATGTCGAGCAAGTCATGCCGCGCGATCAGCAGGTGATCGAAACGCGCCGCGAATGGGATCGTCAGCGCGGCTGGCAGTTCGACCTCGAACACGAGCGCGGGCAGGGCGGCGCGATCCGTTTCGGCAATGACGACCACGAGACGCAGGCGACCCTGCAGAGTCCCTTGTTCGACGATCACTGGCGCATCTACGCGCTCGCCCAGCTGGCCGATGCTTCGCTCGAAGAAGGGCATGCACAACGCGACCGTGCCGGGCTCGGCGCACGTTTTTATATGCGCGACCTGGAGGCCTATATGCAGTTGCTGCCGGGCGTGGCCGGGCAGGCGCATGGGACGGCATGGGAAAGCGGTGTTCGCTGGAACGCCAACGACTACTGGTTGTTTGGCCTGGCATGGAGCAATAAGGGTGACACGACGGTACCGCTCCAGGCCGGTTATTACGGCGTCACGGCAACGACGTGGAATGCGGATGTGCGTTGGCGCGCCAGCGAGCTGACCTCGGTCGGCATCGATGCGACACGCAGCCGCTTCACTGACCATAACCGGCGCACCGATTGGCAGGTCGACTTGCAACAGCGGCTGCATACGGCAGCCTTCTTTACGCTAGATGGCGGGCTGGAGCTCGGGCAAACCCGCAACGACCTCAGCTCGGTGTCGTACTACAGCCCTTCGCGTGCGCGTTGGGCCACGCTTTCTGGCCGGCTGAAAAGCGCCCTGTACCAGCACTACGAGACGCAATGGCGGCAACAGATCGATGTTGCAGTAGGTACTTATCAAGAGCGCTCTTATCAAAGCGGCTGGATGGCAAGCATCCAGTACGGACAGGTGTTTACGCCGCGAGGCGGGCGCACTTATGGATGGAGCCTCGGATGGGCGAGCCAACCGTATGCGGGCAGGCGCGAAACGCGTGTCACGCTCGATTTGAAAATGCATTGGGGAGAATGA
- a CDS encoding GGDEF domain-containing protein has protein sequence MNDALPIRLVASSTPVLATKNDNLVHGGKATPLHVAASTQPVTPSAMTLSDRAARSEGSSGQREGWIEDRTLLFDASLKAVYDTFPMPIGLIGRDGRYIVVNTAYAAIHELEPAQLIGNRVENFVPGALAQLRQDLAVLDAGLRVADREIAWKERVFHELIQPVKNSDGQVLALTSTLVDITSRKQAERVLEKNHRRWQFHASHDHLTGLPNRRHIDEAIDQQLRRSVQDATPLSVLMIDVDMFKDYNDHVGHLQGDQCLRAIAKQLRQVMRRSSDVMGRYGGEEFMAVLPGTGAAHGLRIALNALQEVRNLQLKHPTSPYGCVTLSIGVATFDDFTRKASVAQQRSELLGQADRALYTAKAQGRNTVCAHPSTHRP, from the coding sequence ATGAACGACGCGCTGCCGATTCGCCTCGTGGCCTCGTCGACACCTGTGCTTGCTACCAAGAACGATAACCTCGTCCACGGCGGCAAGGCTACGCCTCTGCATGTCGCCGCGAGCACGCAGCCGGTCACGCCGAGTGCGATGACGCTGTCCGACCGTGCGGCGCGCAGTGAAGGCTCCAGCGGGCAACGCGAAGGCTGGATCGAAGACAGGACGCTGTTGTTCGATGCTTCCTTGAAAGCGGTTTACGACACCTTTCCCATGCCGATCGGCCTGATCGGTCGCGATGGCCGCTACATCGTGGTCAACACCGCCTACGCGGCCATCCATGAGCTGGAGCCGGCCCAACTGATCGGCAACCGTGTCGAAAACTTCGTGCCCGGCGCGCTTGCACAATTGCGTCAGGATCTGGCTGTACTCGATGCGGGGCTCAGGGTGGCCGATCGCGAAATTGCCTGGAAGGAACGTGTCTTCCACGAGCTGATTCAGCCGGTGAAGAATTCCGATGGGCAGGTGCTGGCGCTTACCTCGACGCTGGTCGATATCACCTCGCGCAAGCAGGCCGAGCGCGTACTGGAAAAAAATCATCGTCGCTGGCAGTTCCACGCCAGCCACGACCATCTCACCGGGCTGCCCAACCGCCGTCACATCGACGAGGCGATCGATCAGCAGCTTCGTCGTTCCGTCCAGGATGCGACGCCGTTGTCGGTCTTGATGATCGACGTGGACATGTTCAAGGATTACAACGATCACGTCGGGCATCTGCAGGGCGATCAATGCCTGCGTGCCATCGCCAAGCAGTTGCGCCAGGTCATGCGGCGCAGCAGCGATGTGATGGGCCGCTACGGTGGCGAAGAGTTCATGGCGGTGTTGCCGGGCACCGGTGCCGCGCATGGGCTGCGTATCGCACTCAATGCATTGCAGGAGGTCCGTAACCTGCAGCTGAAGCATCCAACCAGTCCGTATGGATGCGTCACGTTGAGCATCGGCGTGGCGACGTTCGACGACTTCACGCGCAAGGCGAGCGTGGCGCAGCAGCGCAGCGAGCTGCTCGGCCAGGCCGATCGCGCGCTGTACACCGCCAAGGCGCAGGGCCGCAATACCGTCTGTGCCCATCCCTCGACGCACCGTCCCTAG